A portion of the Chondrinema litorale genome contains these proteins:
- a CDS encoding HD domain-containing protein, translated as MKKKKIINDPVYGFISINSDLIFDVIQHPYFQRLRRVKQLGLTDFVYPGALHTRFHHALGAMHLMGVTLNVLRNKGQEISEEEFEGALLAILLHDIGHGPFSHALERSILRGVHHEDMSILIMNKLNNEFNNSLDIAIAIFTNNYHRKFFHQLVSSQLDMDRLDYLQRDCYFTGVIEGKVGFDRIVRMLDVHDDQIVVEEKGIYSIENFLNARRLMYWQVYLHKTTLSTEQMLIQIIKRAKYLAQKGVDVFSSKPLSFFLNASIGFEDFKEKPEYLEYFARLDDFDIWGSIKVWADHDDKVLSELSRMLLERRLFRVELTNKKSVEKNISSIRESLSKKMGISLEDAKFFCTKGKITNKAYVSQNQNILIKSKKGEIIDVAKASDLPNIEALSKIVKKFYLCYPKVLSL; from the coding sequence ATGAAGAAAAAAAAAATCATTAATGATCCGGTTTACGGGTTTATATCTATCAATTCAGATTTAATATTTGATGTAATACAACATCCCTATTTTCAGCGACTTAGAAGAGTAAAACAACTTGGTCTAACAGACTTTGTGTACCCTGGAGCATTGCATACCAGGTTCCATCATGCTTTGGGGGCAATGCATTTAATGGGAGTTACACTAAATGTATTAAGAAATAAGGGGCAAGAAATAAGTGAAGAAGAGTTCGAAGGTGCTTTATTAGCAATCTTATTGCATGATATTGGGCACGGACCTTTTTCTCATGCTCTAGAGCGTAGTATTCTAAGAGGTGTTCATCACGAAGATATGTCTATTCTTATTATGAATAAACTCAATAATGAGTTTAATAATAGCTTAGATATAGCCATCGCTATTTTCACAAATAATTATCATAGAAAGTTTTTTCATCAATTAGTGTCTAGCCAGTTAGATATGGATAGGCTCGACTACCTACAAAGAGATTGTTACTTTACTGGGGTAATTGAAGGAAAAGTCGGTTTTGATAGAATCGTGCGGATGCTAGATGTGCATGACGATCAAATAGTAGTAGAAGAAAAAGGTATATATAGTATCGAAAACTTCCTAAATGCCAGAAGGTTGATGTATTGGCAAGTATATCTTCATAAAACTACGCTTAGCACTGAGCAAATGCTCATTCAGATAATTAAAAGAGCAAAGTATCTTGCTCAGAAAGGTGTTGATGTATTTAGCTCAAAGCCATTAAGTTTTTTCTTGAATGCAAGTATTGGCTTCGAAGATTTTAAAGAAAAACCTGAGTATCTGGAATACTTCGCCCGATTAGATGATTTTGATATTTGGGGTAGTATTAAAGTTTGGGCAGACCACGATGACAAGGTTCTGTCTGAGTTAAGTAGAATGTTATTAGAAAGAAGGCTTTTTAGAGTGGAATTAACTAATAAAAAGTCAGTAGAAAAAAATATTTCATCAATTAGAGAATCATTATCCAAAAAAATGGGAATATCTCTAGAAGATGCTAAATTTTTCTGTACAAAAGGGAAAATAACAAATAAAGCTTATGTTTCTCAAAATCAAAATATCCTCATTAAATCCAAAAAAGGAGAGATTATAGATGTTGCCAAGGCTTCGGATCTGCCAAATATTGAAGCTTTGAGTAAAATTGTTAAAAAATTTTATCTATGCTACCCTAAAGTTTTATCTTTGTGA
- a CDS encoding OmpP1/FadL family transporter: MLKNGFYFSLLILSIICFTNKASAQYYRDALRYSQTTFGGTARTQGFGGASVAIGGDLSNAITNPAGLGFNRRSEIIISPALGFNNTNSDYYTYPRNLSESTTDSRFNFNFGSLGAIFSKARNGMSSNFGGSFAISVSRINDFNNSITYRGTNDSTQLVDSFLQQADGVSWDELDQQGENGVFDYLGLAYFTYLIGPNYDDPQNFDNYTTPIATPQEFPTFQQEQITTKGAQYEWNFSYGGNYDDKLYYGLGIGVQTINYTREREYRESVSDASSPFSELVYIDRLTQNGIGVNFKAGLIYRASDRLRFGISGVTPTWYRLNEVFDEELYTYWNNVTIFDGYNTDGTENYTLLNHFSEEALYDEIYFSLKTPARINGGVAYFFGKNGFVTADIEYLNYGSSRLNNPRYAIDGYDAGFDFVGDNDVTQEIYKSIVNFRVGGEYRMDMFRFRGGFAYYGDPYAADDRLGNDVMSFTLGAGLRKRDFYTDFAVVANRYTSEVRPYELYDYNSGQEVNPVASVNQSRVRAIFTVGLFY; the protein is encoded by the coding sequence ATGTTAAAAAACGGATTTTATTTTTCCCTGTTGATATTATCAATAATCTGTTTTACTAATAAAGCTAGTGCTCAATATTACAGAGATGCTTTAAGATATTCGCAAACTACATTTGGAGGTACTGCAAGGACTCAAGGATTTGGCGGGGCTTCAGTGGCGATAGGAGGTGATTTATCAAATGCAATTACAAATCCAGCAGGTTTAGGATTTAATAGAAGATCAGAAATTATTATATCTCCAGCTCTTGGTTTTAATAATACTAATTCAGATTACTATACTTATCCTCGTAACCTTTCTGAGTCTACCACAGATTCTAGGTTTAATTTTAACTTTGGTTCTCTTGGTGCTATTTTCTCAAAAGCACGCAATGGCATGAGTAGCAACTTTGGTGGTTCTTTTGCCATTAGTGTAAGTAGAATTAACGATTTTAATAATAGCATTACCTATAGGGGTACAAATGATTCTACACAGCTAGTTGATTCATTTTTGCAGCAGGCAGATGGAGTATCTTGGGATGAGTTAGACCAACAAGGTGAAAATGGTGTATTTGATTATTTAGGATTAGCGTATTTTACCTATTTAATAGGGCCTAATTATGATGACCCTCAAAATTTTGACAACTACACCACACCTATTGCTACACCACAAGAATTTCCAACATTTCAGCAAGAACAAATAACTACCAAAGGAGCCCAATATGAGTGGAACTTCTCTTATGGTGGAAACTACGATGATAAACTGTATTATGGTTTAGGAATTGGTGTGCAAACGATTAACTATACAAGAGAAAGAGAATACAGAGAGTCCGTATCAGATGCTTCTTCACCATTTAGTGAGTTAGTTTATATTGACAGACTTACACAAAATGGAATAGGGGTTAACTTTAAAGCTGGTCTTATTTACAGAGCATCAGATAGATTGAGATTTGGCATAAGCGGAGTAACTCCAACTTGGTATAGACTCAATGAGGTTTTTGACGAAGAATTATACACTTACTGGAATAATGTAACAATTTTCGATGGATACAATACTGATGGTACAGAGAATTATACTCTCTTAAATCATTTCAGCGAAGAAGCTTTGTACGACGAAATATATTTTAGTTTAAAAACTCCGGCGAGAATAAATGGAGGGGTTGCATATTTCTTTGGTAAAAATGGATTTGTAACAGCAGATATAGAATATTTAAACTATGGTTCTTCAAGGTTGAATAATCCTAGATATGCGATTGATGGCTATGATGCAGGTTTCGATTTTGTTGGAGATAATGATGTAACTCAGGAAATTTATAAAAGTATTGTAAACTTTAGAGTGGGTGGAGAATATAGAATGGATATGTTTAGGTTTAGAGGTGGATTTGCCTACTATGGAGATCCATATGCTGCTGATGATAGACTAGGCAATGATGTAATGAGTTTTACATTAGGTGCAGGACTTAGAAAGAGAGATTTTTACACCGATTTTGCAGTTGTTGCCAATAGGTATACATCAGAAGTGAGACCTTATGAATTATATGATTATAATAGTGGTCAAGAAGTTAATCCTGTTGCTTCTGTAAATCAAAGTCGTGTGAGAGCTATATTTACAGTTGGTTTATTCTATTAG
- the lpxD gene encoding UDP-3-O-(3-hydroxymyristoyl)glucosamine N-acyltransferase has protein sequence MEFTIQELAHLLKGEVRGNESEKVHTICKIQEGKKGAITFLANPKYEKFIYDTEASAVIVSKSFDPKKEVKTSLIIVEDAYQSFSVLLEEYERLVKMQKTGIEQPSYISSSAKLGEKIYVGAFAYIGENVKIGDNCKIYPQAFIGDDVTIGDNTIIYAGAKINARTELGSYVTIQSGVVIGSEGFGFAPQPDGSYKRIPQIGNVVIKDHVDVGANTAIDCATTGSTIIEEGTKLDNLIQVAHNVKVGKNTVIAAQAGIAGSAEIGNYCMVGGQVGIVGHLKIADKTGLGPKAGIMSSIKKEGTNVLGGPAFDLKQYMKSYVVFRKLPDLLKRIEELEKSLG, from the coding sequence ATGGAATTTACCATTCAGGAACTTGCCCATCTATTAAAAGGAGAAGTAAGAGGCAACGAAAGTGAAAAGGTTCATACGATTTGTAAAATTCAGGAAGGGAAAAAAGGTGCTATTACTTTTCTGGCCAATCCTAAATACGAAAAATTTATCTACGATACTGAAGCTAGTGCAGTAATCGTAAGCAAATCTTTTGACCCAAAGAAAGAAGTAAAAACCTCTTTAATAATAGTAGAAGATGCTTACCAGTCTTTTAGTGTATTGCTCGAAGAGTATGAGCGACTGGTTAAAATGCAAAAAACTGGCATAGAACAACCTTCATACATTAGCTCTTCTGCGAAATTAGGCGAAAAAATTTATGTTGGAGCGTTCGCTTACATAGGAGAAAATGTAAAAATTGGGGATAATTGCAAAATATATCCACAGGCATTTATTGGAGATGATGTTACTATTGGAGATAATACAATTATCTATGCCGGTGCAAAAATAAATGCAAGAACTGAATTAGGAAGTTATGTAACCATTCAGTCGGGTGTGGTTATCGGTAGCGAAGGGTTTGGTTTTGCTCCTCAGCCTGATGGAAGCTATAAGAGAATCCCTCAAATAGGTAATGTAGTAATTAAAGACCACGTAGATGTAGGAGCAAATACAGCAATAGATTGTGCTACTACAGGATCTACTATAATTGAAGAAGGCACAAAATTAGACAACCTTATACAGGTTGCTCACAATGTAAAAGTTGGTAAAAATACAGTAATTGCTGCACAAGCCGGTATTGCCGGATCTGCTGAAATAGGAAACTATTGTATGGTAGGAGGGCAAGTTGGTATAGTGGGGCATTTAAAAATTGCTGATAAAACCGGTTTAGGACCCAAAGCTGGAATTATGAGCTCTATAAAAAAGGAGGGTACAAATGTACTTGGAGGGCCTGCATTTGACCTTAAGCAGTATATGAAATCTTATGTAGTATTTAGAAAACTACCTGATTTATTAAAACGAATTGAAGAACTGGAAAAGAGTTTAGGATAA